One segment of Monomorium pharaonis isolate MP-MQ-018 chromosome 6, ASM1337386v2, whole genome shotgun sequence DNA contains the following:
- the LOC118646054 gene encoding uncharacterized protein LOC118646054 yields the protein MPVRRVVINNEVRVEVPLPGPPINIPLGGLLSVRESITNQPWIYRQDIRIPGFININRKFWTHWRRDLLRAQNDDVLERSCGQFGEADVWDLRRLFCMRPLIDENHEVWI from the exons ATGCCGGTTCGACGGGTCGTTATAAACAACGAGGTACGCGTGGAGGTACCACTTCCAGGTCCTCCAATCAACATCCCTTTAGGAGGGTTATTGTCGGTGCGCGAGTCAATAACTAATCAA CCATGGATCTACCGACAGGATATCAGAATACCCggttttatcaatattaacagGAAATTTTGGACGCATTGGAGAAGGGATTTATTAAGAGCGCAGAACGACGATGTATTAGAACGTTCGTGCGGCCAATTTGGCGAAGCTGACGTCTGGGACCTGCGCCGTCTATTCTGCATGCGTCCTTTAATAGACGAAAATCATGAAGTTTggatataa
- the LOC105834690 gene encoding uncharacterized protein LOC105834690, translated as MKKSKLLVARKSERRSLAMINNELQDDKKLQANKELQTEKNLQADEELQSKNAIDVSQVNEGKKESFIWPDEAVLLFLEIYRNKESEFASGLKRHNKIWTEIASEMKEAKYNITAAQCHNKMSGLKRTYKNISNSNKKSGNHASSWAFYSVMNSMFGQKTWIEPVAIASSDGPQSPESSSSMLSQLAADEPKSKKRRLETILKSFVTEMKKNKQKETEDRERRITKRRTEKKPRRIKLDKKG; from the coding sequence ATGAAGAAGTCAAAACTTTTAGTGGCTCGAAAAAGCGAAAGACGAAGTTTAGCGATGATCAACAACGAATTACAAGATGACAAAAAACTACAAGCTAATAAAGAACTacaaactgaaaaaaatctaCAAGCTGACGAAGAATTACAATCAAAAAACGCTATAGATGTATCTCAAGTAAATGAGGGTAAAAAGGAATCTTTTATTTGGCCAGACGAAGCAGTACTTCTGTTTTTagagatatatcgaaataaGGAATCTGAGTTTGCCTCAGGTTTAAAacgacataataaaatatggacCGAAATTGCCAGCGAAATGAAGGAGGCAAAGTATAATATCACTGCTGCTCAGTGCCACAACAAAATGTCCGGACTAAAAAgaacgtataaaaatatatctaacaGCAACAAAAAGTCAGGTAATCATGCAAGTTCCTGGGCTTTTTACTCTGTGATGAATTCTATGTTTGGACAGAAAACATGGATAGAACCTGTAGCAATAGCCAGTAGCGATGGTCCACAATCCCCAGAATCTTCATCGTCAATGTTATCACAATTAGCAGCAGATGAACCAAAATCAAAGAAAAGACGATTGGAAACCATTTTGAAATCATTTGTAactgaaatgaaaaaaaataaacagaagGAGACAGAGGATAGAGAAAGGCGAATAACAAAAagaagaacagaaaaaaaaccaAGGAGAATAAAATTAGACAAAAAAGGTTAA